From the Teredinibacter turnerae T7901 genome, one window contains:
- the purF gene encoding amidophosphoribosyltransferase produces MCGIVGIVGKSDVNLALYDALTMLQHRGQDAAGIMTCHAGKFAQQKAVGLVKDVFRTRHMQRLIGNMGIGHVRYPTAGSTGPALAQPFYVNSPYGIALAHNGNLTNTEQLSEDLFKGDLRHVNTDSDSEVLLNVFAHELQLQGKMRPEAEDVFKAVSGVHYRARGGYAVVGMIANYGVFAFRDPNGIRPLVYGYRDTDQGRAYMIASESVALDVLGFKLVRDVAPGECVYIDVNGVLTTHQCALNPRCAPCIFEHVYFARPDSIMDGVSVYKARLRQGERLAEKILRERPDHDIDVVIPIPDSSRVAGQAVAQTLGVKFREGLVKNRYIGRTFIMPGQQLRKKSVRQKLNVIDLEFRDKNVLLVDDSIVRGTTCEQIIQMARDAGAAKVYFASAAPPVKYPNVYGIDMPSAKELIAHGRTEQEVREAIGADWLIYQDLDDLVAASAEGNPEINQFDCSVFTGEYVTGDVDETYFGRLDAARNDKVKAARDRQLQTSDSAMVGIHND; encoded by the coding sequence ATGTGCGGTATTGTTGGAATTGTCGGTAAATCCGATGTAAATCTGGCTCTTTACGATGCATTGACCATGCTCCAACACCGCGGCCAGGACGCCGCAGGTATCATGACTTGCCACGCGGGAAAGTTTGCGCAACAAAAAGCGGTAGGTCTGGTGAAGGACGTGTTTCGTACGCGTCATATGCAACGGTTAATCGGCAACATGGGGATAGGGCACGTGCGCTACCCCACCGCGGGCAGTACCGGCCCGGCGTTGGCGCAGCCATTCTATGTGAACTCCCCCTACGGGATTGCACTGGCTCACAACGGGAATCTGACCAATACAGAACAACTTTCCGAAGATCTGTTTAAGGGGGATTTACGTCATGTGAATACCGATTCGGATTCGGAAGTGTTGCTGAACGTGTTCGCCCATGAGCTTCAGTTGCAGGGCAAGATGCGCCCGGAAGCAGAGGACGTGTTTAAAGCGGTGAGCGGTGTACACTACCGCGCGCGCGGCGGTTACGCCGTGGTGGGCATGATCGCCAATTACGGTGTGTTTGCGTTTCGCGACCCCAACGGCATTCGCCCGCTGGTCTACGGCTACCGAGATACCGACCAGGGTCGTGCCTACATGATCGCCAGCGAGAGCGTCGCTCTGGACGTGCTCGGCTTTAAACTGGTACGCGATGTCGCCCCCGGCGAGTGCGTTTATATTGATGTGAATGGTGTTCTCACCACCCACCAGTGCGCTTTGAATCCGCGTTGCGCCCCCTGCATTTTCGAGCATGTGTACTTTGCGCGCCCAGACTCGATTATGGATGGCGTTTCCGTGTACAAGGCGCGCTTGCGTCAAGGCGAACGCCTGGCAGAGAAGATTCTGCGCGAACGCCCCGACCACGATATCGATGTGGTTATTCCGATCCCCGATAGTAGTCGAGTCGCTGGGCAAGCCGTCGCTCAGACGCTGGGTGTCAAATTCCGCGAAGGTCTGGTTAAAAACCGATACATCGGTCGTACCTTCATTATGCCGGGGCAGCAGTTGCGAAAAAAATCGGTGCGGCAGAAACTCAACGTGATCGATCTGGAGTTTCGCGACAAGAACGTGTTACTTGTGGATGACTCCATAGTGCGAGGCACCACATGCGAACAAATTATTCAGATGGCCCGGGACGCCGGTGCAGCAAAAGTGTACTTCGCGTCTGCGGCTCCCCCAGTTAAATACCCCAATGTCTACGGTATCGACATGCCGAGTGCAAAAGAGTTGATCGCCCACGGTCGTACGGAACAGGAAGTGCGCGAAGCCATCGGCGCAGACTGGCTTATTTATCAGGATCTCGACGACCTTGTTGCTGCTTCCGCAGAGGGCAACCCGGAAATCAATCAGTTTGATTGTTCCGTCTTTACCGGAGAATACGTTACCGGCGATGTGGACGAGACCTATTTCGGCCGTCTTGACGCTGCACGCAACGATAAAGTTAAGGCCGCGCGCGACCGTCAGTTACAAACCAGCGACAGCGCAATGGTAGGTATTCACAACGACTAG
- a CDS encoding CvpA family protein: MNWADWVILAILVVSSLISLKRGFVKEALSMANWVLAFFVAMTFRDQLSSLLIDHIQTPSVRDMAAFAALFAATLIVGAMVNYLIGELVRMTGLSGTDRLFGMMFGLVRGFVVVMAIILIVPGILPIDQDPWWKESKLIPSLMQFEDWCRAAAKEISAAASSLLN, encoded by the coding sequence ATGAACTGGGCAGACTGGGTTATTCTCGCAATACTGGTAGTGTCCAGTCTCATAAGTCTCAAACGCGGCTTTGTAAAAGAAGCCTTATCGATGGCAAATTGGGTCTTGGCGTTCTTCGTCGCCATGACATTCCGCGATCAGCTATCCTCTCTATTAATCGACCATATACAAACCCCTTCAGTGCGAGATATGGCTGCGTTTGCAGCGCTTTTCGCAGCAACGTTAATTGTAGGGGCGATGGTTAATTACCTGATTGGCGAGTTGGTGCGTATGACCGGGTTGTCGGGTACGGACAGACTGTTTGGCATGATGTTCGGGCTGGTGCGGGGCTTTGTTGTAGTGATGGCTATTATTCTGATTGTGCCCGGCATTTTGCCGATAGATCAGGATCCATGGTGGAAGGAATCGAAATTGATTCCTTCACTGATGCAATTTGAAGACTGGTGTCGGGCTGCCGCGAAAGAAATTTCTGCGGCGGCATCGAGCTTACTTAACTGA
- a CDS encoding response regulator, whose amino-acid sequence MKQIEIIKTYSQKRCLVVDDVPDIRTSLKRILIDFGANDVDTAGNAEEAIDICHRHQYDLVLADYNLGAGKNGQQLLEELRFHKLLKNTALYVMVTAESGSQYVLHALEYQPDDYLAKPVSRDGLRPRLDAALLKNEALLNAKRALDKQNPLLAIKACTQVITSKSRYSNDARKMLGELLISQRRFQQALEVYQYFPAGRQPIWCRLGIARAHTGLLDYATAEQHLQALIDENARCVEAHDLLAELYEQQNRYQQAQQVLTDAVAISPRSTERQREMGRISLRVGDDLAAVHAYRYAVKHSRNSCRELPEDYLYLAQSLTNVTRAQPETQDKFSSEALETLKAVEKKYGTQPVVAMRGRLVESEIYRSQNQPERADSTTSEALDILHKMKFSAIQNTPVELCIDCARAFMAQGQYDAGEMLLQELARINKDPAIAVRIDKLLREPVTQEGIQYATKLNKQGILHYQAQDYVGAVIAFRDVLRELPNHIGLNLNLIQAIVSKSRGGDLSDEDATVITSSFQRIGNIDVNSSYYDRYDYLKRHYQKLSQADGES is encoded by the coding sequence ATGAAGCAGATCGAAATCATCAAAACCTACAGCCAAAAACGCTGCCTGGTCGTAGATGATGTGCCAGACATCCGCACATCACTCAAACGCATCCTCATCGACTTCGGTGCGAATGACGTTGACACAGCGGGCAACGCTGAAGAAGCCATCGACATATGTCACCGCCACCAATATGACCTCGTTCTCGCCGATTACAACCTTGGCGCAGGTAAAAACGGCCAGCAATTACTCGAAGAGTTACGGTTTCACAAGCTTCTGAAAAACACAGCGCTCTATGTCATGGTCACCGCAGAAAGCGGCAGCCAATACGTACTGCACGCTTTGGAATACCAGCCCGACGATTATCTCGCTAAGCCGGTCAGCCGCGATGGTTTGCGCCCTCGCCTTGATGCAGCGCTGTTAAAAAACGAAGCCCTGCTAAATGCCAAACGCGCGCTGGACAAGCAGAATCCACTCCTGGCAATTAAGGCATGTACGCAGGTTATTACCAGTAAGAGCCGCTACAGCAACGACGCTCGCAAAATGCTCGGTGAGTTACTGATTTCTCAGCGACGCTTTCAGCAGGCTCTCGAGGTTTACCAATACTTCCCAGCAGGGCGCCAACCCATCTGGTGCCGACTCGGCATCGCGCGCGCTCATACCGGGCTACTCGATTACGCCACGGCTGAACAGCATTTGCAGGCGCTGATCGACGAGAATGCCCGCTGTGTAGAGGCGCACGATTTGTTGGCCGAACTCTACGAACAACAAAACCGGTACCAACAGGCACAGCAGGTGTTAACGGATGCTGTGGCTATATCGCCCCGCTCCACCGAGCGACAGCGCGAAATGGGTCGTATCAGTCTGCGTGTCGGGGACGACCTCGCCGCAGTTCACGCCTACCGCTACGCAGTAAAACACAGCCGTAACAGCTGTCGCGAGCTCCCGGAAGACTATTTGTACCTTGCGCAAAGCCTTACCAATGTGACGCGCGCGCAACCGGAAACACAAGACAAATTTTCGAGCGAAGCACTTGAAACCCTAAAGGCAGTAGAGAAAAAATATGGCACCCAACCGGTTGTTGCCATGCGCGGCAGGCTGGTCGAATCGGAAATTTATCGCAGCCAAAACCAACCGGAGCGTGCCGACTCAACCACCAGCGAAGCTCTAGACATCCTCCACAAAATGAAGTTCAGCGCCATACAAAATACGCCAGTGGAACTGTGTATCGATTGTGCGCGCGCGTTTATGGCACAAGGGCAATACGATGCAGGCGAGATGCTGCTACAGGAACTGGCCCGTATAAACAAAGACCCTGCAATCGCGGTTCGCATTGACAAACTACTACGGGAGCCGGTGACCCAAGAAGGTATCCAGTACGCCACCAAGTTAAACAAGCAGGGAATCTTGCATTATCAGGCGCAGGACTACGTCGGAGCGGTAATTGCCTTCCGTGATGTGCTGCGGGAACTCCCAAACCACATTGGTCTAAACCTCAACCTTATTCAGGCTATCGTCAGTAAATCCCGCGGCGGAGACTTGAGTGACGAAGATGCGACAGTGATTACCAGCAGCTTTCAGCGCATTGGCAATATCGACGTTAATTCCAGTTATTACGACCGTTACGACTATCTGAAGCGTCACTACCAGAAGTTGTCGCAAGCCGACGGCGAAAGCTAG
- a CDS encoding sulfite exporter TauE/SafE family protein: MRLTSKLSQAALFALSLALVLTCYFLFFGRFVASAWQSPQWLIAPIMALGSFVAGATFLGGGAVAFPALTKILHADPSVAKSFSLAIQSVGMTSASLYILLRVRNLPWNFIGIFLPPAFAGIALSLAIIEPYIAATDLRVMFTLFVLGFLAIYLWVYRDRKTHYVDIPPLSRLDIQLTLKAGFLGGVLAGLLGSGADLIAFCLLALYFRLDLKLATQCSVIVMASVSLVGVLLQGTVFQTLPAELTPLWLIAAPVVLLGAPIGAEFCRRIKPRNLLLFVCSIVFAEVISTLALVPLEPTKWWRYFAFALVIGLLLTTLHRISNRKDHRSQHPAKPE; this comes from the coding sequence GTGCGACTCACCTCAAAACTGTCTCAAGCTGCGCTCTTCGCGTTGAGCCTTGCCCTAGTACTAACCTGTTACTTCCTGTTCTTCGGGAGGTTTGTTGCGTCTGCATGGCAATCGCCGCAGTGGTTAATCGCGCCGATTATGGCGTTGGGCTCTTTTGTTGCCGGAGCCACATTTCTCGGTGGCGGCGCCGTTGCTTTTCCGGCCCTCACAAAAATACTCCACGCGGACCCCTCGGTGGCCAAATCTTTTTCACTCGCAATTCAAAGCGTCGGCATGACGTCCGCCTCGCTATACATTTTGCTGCGAGTACGAAATCTCCCGTGGAATTTTATCGGTATTTTCCTCCCGCCAGCATTCGCAGGAATCGCCTTATCGCTCGCTATCATCGAGCCATACATTGCCGCAACAGATTTGCGTGTGATGTTTACCCTTTTTGTGCTGGGGTTTTTGGCAATTTATTTGTGGGTGTACCGGGATAGAAAAACACATTATGTGGATATACCGCCGCTCTCTCGGCTGGATATACAGCTGACCCTAAAAGCTGGATTTCTCGGCGGTGTACTGGCAGGTCTGTTGGGTTCCGGCGCAGACTTAATCGCTTTCTGCTTGCTCGCGCTCTACTTCCGCCTGGATTTAAAGCTCGCGACTCAATGCTCTGTTATTGTTATGGCCAGCGTGTCACTGGTCGGCGTTCTCCTGCAAGGCACTGTGTTTCAAACACTGCCCGCGGAACTCACGCCCCTGTGGCTGATTGCCGCCCCTGTTGTGCTTCTGGGAGCACCTATTGGAGCGGAGTTTTGCCGCCGCATAAAACCGCGAAATCTGCTTCTATTTGTGTGTTCCATCGTATTCGCAGAAGTGATTTCGACATTGGCTCTGGTTCCTCTGGAGCCAACAAAATGGTGGCGCTACTTTGCGTTCGCGCTTGTTATTGGATTACTGCTAACCACACTTCACCGGATAAGTAACCGTAAGGATCACCGTAGTCAGCACCCGGCAAAACCAGAATAG
- a CDS encoding SPOR domain-containing protein, translated as MDDGLKQRIIGAFVLVAIAVVLVPLIFDRERIEPVNKQTQIPVMPSIEPVVIAEPAPPVIEPDEEAPEPAAMYIPDDKKDIASAEPEPVLDARNVPNSWVIQVASYRIDGHAEQMQQKLIDDGYSAYVRKVKTDRGTLQRLYIGPNLDKAKLNEIKAEVEKKYGLSTILLKFKP; from the coding sequence GTGGACGACGGGTTAAAACAACGGATTATCGGTGCATTTGTATTGGTGGCGATAGCCGTTGTGCTTGTGCCGCTGATATTCGACCGTGAACGTATTGAGCCAGTAAATAAGCAAACCCAAATTCCGGTGATGCCGAGCATCGAGCCGGTGGTGATTGCTGAGCCTGCGCCACCGGTGATCGAACCGGACGAGGAAGCCCCCGAGCCCGCGGCAATGTATATTCCCGACGATAAAAAAGATATCGCGAGTGCTGAGCCAGAACCTGTGCTCGACGCGCGCAACGTGCCGAACAGTTGGGTAATTCAGGTCGCCAGTTATCGGATCGACGGCCATGCGGAGCAGATGCAGCAAAAACTTATCGACGACGGCTATAGTGCTTACGTGCGCAAAGTGAAAACCGATCGGGGTACGCTGCAGCGTCTCTATATCGGTCCTAACCTGGACAAAGCAAAACTAAATGAGATCAAGGCCGAGGTCGAAAAAAAATATGGGTTGTCGACCATCCTGTTGAAGTTTAAGCCTTGA
- a CDS encoding bifunctional folylpolyglutamate synthase/dihydrofolate synthase produces the protein MPQHNTLNEWLAWLETLHPTEIELGLSRISTVARTLGFAPVMQSRDDSAPVACKLITVAGTNGKGSFVTSCEALFAHAGKTTGAYTSPHILAYNERIRINGAPVSDATIIHAFERIDLARGDLTLTYFEFSTLAAALIFRDAGVDYWLLEVGLGGRLDAVNCFFPDVAVITSIDLDHQNWLGDTREAIAVEKAGIIRPGIPVVCAEPNPPKNLTQILPQETFYIDVAFHVLQEAGRVRFFWTDAETTNSTSQVECALPLSSVAAALQVLSLEGYAVPGAALDQTISGLALAGRFQRKFLADGTEVVLDVAHNPAATQLLAKNLAANYEAQKFDALVAMMADKDIAAALQPMLQWVDHWYLLALADIPRAATPEQFRAQLLELGVAPENIYALEHTSDFFSTSDDSGVKTSAQASTAKRLLVFGSFYTVANVLNEIQ, from the coding sequence TTGCCGCAACACAATACTTTGAATGAATGGCTCGCGTGGCTTGAAACACTTCATCCCACAGAGATCGAACTCGGGCTTTCCCGAATTTCCACCGTTGCTCGTACCCTGGGTTTTGCGCCTGTAATGCAGTCGCGGGATGATTCGGCTCCGGTCGCTTGTAAATTGATTACCGTTGCTGGTACCAATGGTAAGGGCAGCTTTGTGACCAGTTGCGAAGCCTTATTTGCCCACGCTGGTAAAACCACCGGGGCTTACACGTCACCTCACATTCTTGCCTACAATGAGCGAATCCGTATCAATGGTGCTCCGGTAAGTGATGCCACAATTATTCACGCGTTCGAACGAATTGACTTGGCGCGGGGCGATCTCACCTTAACCTATTTCGAATTCAGTACTTTGGCGGCGGCGCTGATTTTTCGTGATGCTGGTGTGGATTACTGGCTGCTGGAAGTTGGCCTTGGTGGTAGGCTCGATGCGGTCAATTGCTTTTTCCCAGATGTTGCGGTAATCACTTCCATTGATCTGGACCATCAGAACTGGCTGGGCGATACCCGTGAAGCTATAGCAGTGGAGAAGGCCGGTATAATCCGCCCTGGTATTCCCGTCGTTTGCGCGGAACCGAACCCTCCGAAAAATCTAACCCAGATTTTACCGCAAGAAACTTTCTATATTGACGTTGCATTCCATGTTTTGCAGGAAGCAGGGCGTGTCCGCTTTTTCTGGACAGATGCAGAAACGACGAATAGCACGTCCCAGGTGGAATGCGCACTGCCATTATCTAGCGTGGCTGCTGCGTTACAAGTTCTTAGTCTCGAAGGTTATGCGGTCCCCGGTGCTGCGTTGGACCAAACGATCTCAGGCTTAGCACTGGCGGGTCGTTTCCAGCGAAAGTTTCTCGCGGACGGTACCGAGGTTGTGCTCGACGTTGCTCACAATCCGGCGGCTACTCAATTGCTGGCCAAGAATCTGGCCGCGAATTATGAGGCGCAAAAATTCGACGCACTGGTGGCAATGATGGCCGACAAGGATATTGCGGCGGCGTTGCAGCCGATGCTGCAATGGGTTGATCACTGGTACCTGCTCGCACTTGCGGATATACCCCGAGCCGCAACCCCCGAGCAATTTCGCGCGCAGCTGCTGGAGTTGGGCGTTGCCCCGGAAAACATCTATGCTCTAGAGCATACCAGCGATTTTTTTTCGACCAGCGACGATAGTGGCGTGAAAACGAGTGCGCAAGCTTCGACGGCCAAGCGATTACTGGTATTTGGCTCCTTTTACACCGTAGCGAACGTGTTAAACGAAATCCAATAG
- the accD gene encoding acetyl-CoA carboxylase, carboxyltransferase subunit beta has product MSWLEKIVPSSIRSSGQAARGASKVPEGLWKKCSKCTAVLYRPELEKNLDVCPKCEHHMRIGARRRLDIFLDPEGREEIAADVLPIDRLKFKDVKKYKDRLTTAQKTTGEKDALVAMQGTLKGLPVVASAFEFAFHGGSMGYAVGERFTRAAQVALENNIPYVCFSATGGARMQEALISLMQMAKTSAVIERMKMQGTPFVSVMTDPVYGGVSASLALLGDINAAEPGVRAGFAGPAIIEQTIRQKLPKGFQRSEFLLEHGAIDMIIPRAQMRDRLASILAKLTNQPAV; this is encoded by the coding sequence ATGAGTTGGTTAGAAAAAATTGTTCCCAGTAGTATTCGTTCCAGTGGTCAGGCGGCCCGAGGTGCGAGCAAGGTCCCTGAAGGTTTGTGGAAAAAGTGCAGTAAATGTACTGCTGTACTTTACCGCCCTGAGCTGGAGAAAAATCTGGATGTTTGCCCCAAGTGCGAACACCACATGCGAATTGGTGCGCGCCGCCGACTGGATATTTTCCTGGACCCTGAAGGGCGTGAAGAAATAGCCGCAGATGTGTTACCTATCGATCGTCTGAAATTCAAAGACGTTAAAAAATACAAAGACCGCCTAACTACTGCTCAGAAAACAACCGGCGAAAAAGATGCGCTGGTTGCCATGCAAGGTACTTTGAAAGGCTTGCCTGTTGTTGCCAGTGCATTCGAATTCGCATTTCACGGCGGTTCAATGGGCTATGCGGTGGGTGAGCGTTTTACCCGAGCGGCCCAGGTTGCGCTAGAGAATAATATCCCGTACGTGTGTTTTTCCGCGACGGGCGGAGCACGTATGCAAGAGGCGCTGATCTCGCTCATGCAAATGGCAAAAACCAGTGCGGTCATCGAGCGCATGAAAATGCAGGGTACACCTTTTGTGTCGGTAATGACGGACCCAGTTTACGGTGGTGTATCGGCGAGCTTGGCGTTGCTTGGCGATATCAATGCTGCAGAGCCTGGAGTTCGCGCAGGCTTTGCCGGTCCGGCAATCATTGAGCAAACCATTCGCCAGAAATTACCGAAAGGTTTCCAGCGCAGCGAGTTTTTGCTGGAACACGGCGCTATCGATATGATTATACCTCGGGCACAAATGCGTGACCGTTTGGCCTCCATACTTGCCAAGTTAACCAATCAGCCCGCAGTTTAA
- the trpA gene encoding tryptophan synthase subunit alpha, with protein sequence MNRISKRLADIKASGKKALVTYIVHGDPRTDVTLPALHALVEAGTDVIELGVPFSDPMAEGPVIQRGHERALGNGASLSSAMALVAEFRKTDSETPVVLMGYANPVERMGYKTLAAVAAESGVDGLLTVDLPPEEAKDLDAELKAHGLHSIFLIAPTTVDQRIADVTQLAAGFVYYVSLKGVTGAGHLDIGSVESKLADIRKHTALPVLVGFGIKDKASAQAVGAVSDGVVVGSVLVNAMGDKAQAGIDEICETLKQLIEPIRAGLDELAQ encoded by the coding sequence GTGAATAGAATTTCAAAACGTCTGGCCGATATAAAAGCCAGCGGCAAAAAAGCCCTAGTAACCTACATCGTTCATGGCGATCCACGCACGGATGTAACGCTCCCCGCGTTGCATGCCTTGGTGGAGGCAGGTACCGATGTTATCGAACTGGGTGTGCCGTTTTCCGACCCGATGGCCGAAGGGCCAGTGATTCAACGCGGCCACGAGCGCGCCTTGGGTAATGGCGCGAGCTTGAGCAGCGCTATGGCGCTGGTCGCCGAATTTAGGAAGACCGATTCCGAAACGCCGGTGGTGCTCATGGGATATGCGAATCCTGTTGAGCGAATGGGTTATAAGACGCTTGCCGCGGTAGCAGCCGAGAGTGGCGTAGACGGCTTACTTACCGTTGATTTGCCGCCAGAAGAAGCAAAAGATCTGGATGCTGAACTGAAGGCACATGGCTTGCACAGTATCTTTCTGATCGCACCGACAACGGTAGATCAACGCATTGCTGATGTCACTCAGCTGGCAGCAGGGTTTGTTTACTATGTGTCCCTGAAGGGCGTAACGGGCGCAGGCCATTTAGATATTGGCTCGGTGGAGTCCAAGCTGGCCGATATTCGTAAACACACTGCGCTGCCAGTGCTGGTTGGCTTTGGCATTAAGGACAAGGCCTCTGCGCAAGCGGTGGGCGCGGTCTCTGATGGTGTAGTGGTTGGTAGTGTTCTTGTAAATGCCATGGGTGATAAGGCACAAGCCGGCATTGATGAAATTTGCGAGACGTTAAAACAATTAATTGAGCCCATCCGCGCAGGTTTGGACGAGCTTGCCCAATAG
- the trpB gene encoding tryptophan synthase subunit beta gives MTEKKIDFSAFPDERGHFGIYGGRFVSETLMHALDELQEIYDRVKDDPDFQAEFDRDLAHYVGRPSPLYHAERLSQQMGGAQIYLKREDLNHTGAHKVNNTIGQALLAKFTGKKRVIAETGAGQHGVATATVAARLGLECVVFMGAEDVKRQALNVYRMKLLGATVVPVTSGSKTLKDAMNEAMRDWVTNVDDTFYIIGTVAGPHPYPQLVRDFQCVIGREARRQSLEMTGKLPDALVACVGGGSNAIGLFHPMLEDESVAMYGVEAGGYGVETGKHAAPLNDGIPGVLHGNRTYLMEDENGQIIETHSVSAGLDYPGVGPEHSWLKDVGRVNYVAINDDEAMDAFRKLTRVEGIMPALESSHAVAYAMKLAPQMAQDQVIVVNLSGRGDKDILTVAQIDGIEV, from the coding sequence GTGACTGAGAAGAAAATTGATTTCTCCGCGTTTCCCGACGAGCGCGGCCATTTCGGAATCTACGGTGGTCGGTTTGTCTCGGAAACCCTGATGCATGCGTTGGATGAGTTGCAAGAAATTTACGATCGTGTAAAAGACGACCCGGATTTCCAGGCCGAATTTGATCGCGATCTCGCGCACTATGTCGGCCGTCCCTCACCGTTGTATCACGCCGAGCGCCTGTCGCAGCAGATGGGCGGTGCGCAAATCTATCTCAAGCGCGAGGATCTTAATCACACCGGTGCGCACAAGGTCAATAACACCATTGGGCAAGCGCTCCTAGCAAAATTTACCGGTAAAAAGCGTGTAATTGCCGAAACCGGAGCTGGTCAACACGGTGTTGCTACAGCGACCGTTGCTGCACGCCTTGGGCTTGAGTGCGTTGTGTTTATGGGCGCTGAGGATGTTAAGCGTCAGGCGCTTAACGTATACCGTATGAAGCTTCTCGGTGCGACTGTCGTTCCAGTCACATCCGGATCGAAGACACTCAAAGATGCAATGAATGAGGCAATGCGGGATTGGGTTACCAATGTCGATGATACTTTCTACATCATTGGTACCGTCGCAGGCCCACATCCGTACCCGCAACTGGTTCGCGATTTTCAGTGTGTGATCGGGCGTGAAGCTCGGCGTCAGAGTCTGGAGATGACCGGCAAGCTGCCCGACGCGCTGGTGGCGTGTGTCGGTGGGGGCTCTAATGCTATTGGCTTGTTTCATCCGATGCTGGAAGACGAGAGCGTTGCCATGTACGGCGTCGAGGCTGGTGGTTACGGTGTCGAAACGGGCAAGCATGCGGCACCATTGAATGACGGCATTCCAGGTGTTTTACACGGCAATCGCACGTATCTTATGGAAGATGAGAATGGTCAAATTATTGAGACCCACTCGGTGTCCGCTGGTTTGGATTACCCGGGCGTAGGCCCAGAACATTCGTGGTTAAAAGACGTGGGCAGGGTTAACTATGTTGCCATCAACGACGATGAGGCCATGGATGCGTTCCGCAAATTGACACGTGTGGAAGGCATTATGCCCGCACTGGAATCGAGCCACGCAGTAGCATATGCGATGAAACTTGCACCCCAGATGGCGCAGGACCAGGTGATCGTGGTCAATCTATCCGGGCGCGGTGACAAAGATATTTTGACCGTTGCGCAAATCGACGGCATTGAAGTTTAG
- a CDS encoding phosphoribosylanthranilate isomerase gives MRVKICGITQEDDARVAADAGADAIGLVFYEPSPRHLCSLKLARNIALSVGPFVSVVGLFVNPEKQYLEQILKSVPLHLLQFHGEETPEFCESFERPYMKVVRMQQNIDLATEINRYAGASGILLDTYKKGVPGGTGESFNWERVPHNSAKPLVLAGGLSPSNVAQAVKIAQPSAVDVSGGVEAAPGIKDKHKVRAFITSAKSELISD, from the coding sequence GTGCGCGTAAAAATTTGTGGCATTACCCAAGAGGACGATGCGAGAGTCGCTGCAGACGCTGGCGCAGATGCCATTGGCCTGGTGTTCTACGAACCGAGCCCGCGACATCTCTGCAGCCTTAAATTGGCGCGAAACATCGCGTTAAGTGTGGGTCCTTTTGTCTCGGTGGTTGGATTGTTTGTTAACCCGGAAAAGCAGTACCTGGAGCAAATTCTTAAATCCGTTCCGCTGCACCTCTTGCAGTTTCATGGTGAAGAAACCCCTGAATTCTGTGAGAGTTTTGAACGCCCTTATATGAAAGTGGTGCGAATGCAGCAAAATATTGATTTAGCGACTGAAATAAACCGTTACGCTGGCGCTAGCGGAATTTTGTTGGATACATATAAGAAGGGTGTTCCAGGCGGTACCGGCGAGAGTTTTAACTGGGAGCGGGTTCCTCATAACTCGGCGAAGCCGCTCGTATTGGCAGGCGGGCTCTCGCCATCCAATGTCGCTCAAGCGGTAAAAATTGCCCAGCCAAGTGCGGTCGATGTTAGTGGCGGTGTTGAGGCTGCGCCAGGCATAAAAGATAAACATAAAGTTCGCGCATTTATAACCAGCGCGAAATCGGAGTTGATAAGTGACTGA